Proteins encoded by one window of Monoglobus pectinilyticus:
- a CDS encoding ComEC/Rec2 family competence protein yields the protein MKKYSLLISILLSIFLITSCCQNSEFIRPELSEPTPAASFYADNLSVDSSDKLSVHFIDVGQADCALLLCGGESMLIDGGNAADSSLLFSYLKKLNVTSIDYMICSHAHEDHVGGLSAPLSTMEVKNVFAPKKESTSKAYNNFKTKAAEQGLEIIHPQSGDTISFGGCTVEFFVPAGLGSSNMNNTSIICKITFGNTSFLFTGDAEREEEQNIIEQGCNLRADVLKVGHHGSETSTSYVFLREVMPKYSVISVGKKNSYGHPSEAVLSRLSDEGSEVFRTDLNGDIIMESDGTNISITTQKN from the coding sequence ATGAAAAAATATTCTTTATTAATTAGTATTTTATTATCTATATTCTTAATAACCAGCTGTTGCCAAAACTCAGAATTTATCCGGCCTGAATTATCTGAGCCAACGCCTGCAGCTTCTTTTTATGCAGATAATTTGTCTGTTGATTCATCGGATAAATTATCCGTGCATTTTATCGATGTCGGTCAGGCGGACTGCGCACTTCTCCTCTGCGGAGGAGAGTCTATGCTTATTGACGGCGGTAACGCCGCCGACAGCAGTCTGTTATTCTCTTATCTTAAAAAGCTAAACGTAACTTCAATAGATTATATGATTTGCTCCCACGCCCATGAGGACCACGTCGGCGGTCTATCCGCCCCTCTCTCCACTATGGAAGTCAAAAACGTCTTTGCCCCCAAAAAAGAAAGCACCAGCAAAGCATATAATAACTTTAAAACTAAGGCCGCCGAACAGGGATTGGAAATAATTCATCCCCAATCCGGGGATACAATTTCATTCGGCGGCTGCACAGTAGAATTCTTTGTCCCTGCCGGCTTAGGCTCAAGCAATATGAATAATACTTCTATTATCTGTAAAATCACTTTCGGCAACACATCATTTCTATTCACCGGGGACGCTGAGCGCGAAGAGGAGCAAAATATTATAGAACAGGGCTGTAATCTCAGAGCCGATGTTCTGAAAGTGGGTCACCACGGTTCTGAAACTTCAACGTCGTATGTATTCCTGCGTGAGGTAATGCCAAAATATTCGGTTATATCAGTGGGAAAGAAAAACAGTTACGGTCACCCGTCAGAAGCTGTTCTGAGCCGTCTGTCAGACGAGGGCTCAGAAGTTTTTCGAACAGATTTAAACGGCGATATTATTATGGAAAGCGATGGAACCAATATCTCAATAACCACGCAAAAAAATTAA
- the dpsA gene encoding dipicolinate synthase subunit DpsA, whose amino-acid sequence MSKYSTFAFIGGDRRQIYVILGFAKDGYSVNVIGIDSDELLGKKNITVCNDLAQAVNNADFIVLPVPYSSILDNENINTPLSETKIKISDLFEPPILLDKKLILAGKVDERLTALSHLNGAGVVDYMKREELAVLNAIPTAEGAVKIAMEELPVTLHGSNCLCTGFGRVGKILCHTLSGLGTNVTVAVRKQSDLAYIKAYGYNGADITKPLTDPRKYDVVFNTVPKMIINGSMLRQLREDCLIIDLASKPGGVDFESAKRLGRNVIWALSLPGKTAPLTAGNIIRDTINNILNEQAR is encoded by the coding sequence ATGAGCAAGTATTCTACTTTCGCATTTATCGGCGGCGACAGACGGCAGATTTACGTTATACTTGGATTTGCAAAAGACGGATATTCAGTAAATGTTATCGGGATAGACAGTGATGAACTTTTAGGCAAAAAGAATATTACTGTCTGCAACGACCTGGCACAGGCCGTAAACAATGCTGACTTTATTGTACTTCCGGTTCCATATTCATCAATATTAGATAACGAGAATATTAATACTCCTTTATCAGAAACAAAAATAAAAATCAGTGATCTATTCGAGCCCCCTATCCTTTTGGATAAGAAACTGATTTTAGCTGGGAAAGTTGACGAGAGGCTTACGGCTTTGTCCCATCTAAACGGCGCTGGTGTTGTGGACTATATGAAACGTGAGGAACTTGCCGTCTTAAACGCCATACCAACAGCCGAAGGCGCTGTTAAAATCGCAATGGAAGAACTGCCTGTCACTCTGCATGGTTCTAACTGTTTATGCACAGGATTTGGCCGCGTAGGAAAGATTTTATGTCATACCCTAAGCGGACTGGGAACAAATGTTACTGTGGCGGTTAGAAAACAGAGTGATTTAGCATATATAAAAGCCTATGGATATAACGGCGCGGACATAACTAAGCCTCTCACTGACCCAAGAAAATACGATGTAGTTTTTAATACAGTACCTAAAATGATAATCAACGGAAGTATGTTAAGACAACTCCGTGAAGACTGTCTGATAATTGATTTGGCAAGCAAACCCGGCGGTGTGGACTTTGAGTCAGCAAAACGATTGGGCAGAAATGTAATATGGGCGTTATCGCTGCCGGGAAAAACCGCTCCGCTCACGGCAGGAAACATAATCCGCGACACAATTAATAATATTTTAAATGAGCAAGCGAGGTGA
- a CDS encoding copper amine oxidase N-terminal domain-containing protein produces the protein MKNYKLDTKKIISTLVAAGVLASGTAVFAEYYPEKTADPNLDYTTTSATDGEAVNNGSESEVTYNGATIPAVPVVNVDGHKMVPLRYVMEFLNFEVVWNEEDQKIQCLRGAQEFGMNIGLDSYYFSKMMPVSFGIAPSLVDGETTYVPVEFLTNLVGVDVYEGGDDYVIVVEPADVTLNSIEKGEDENSVLSVQDARLGEVIVRVSEDTILKDGDKELDLNTLVDGQELKIGYGAAMTLSLPPQTTAISIETVGTDRSGEADGEDAPNVIDSVPYEGTITAVEEDRIIIDDNGIERALMVYDDTVITRGNDKRIYKLADLTVGSKVKGNRSAIETRSIPPISNVDNVEIVELVEE, from the coding sequence ATGAAAAATTATAAGTTAGATACAAAAAAGATTATTTCTACATTAGTTGCTGCCGGAGTTCTTGCAAGCGGCACTGCTGTGTTTGCGGAATATTATCCTGAAAAAACAGCCGACCCTAACCTTGACTATACAACTACTTCAGCAACTGACGGTGAAGCGGTTAACAACGGTTCTGAGTCAGAAGTTACATACAACGGAGCTACCATTCCTGCTGTTCCTGTTGTAAACGTTGACGGACACAAAATGGTTCCGCTCAGATATGTCATGGAGTTCTTAAACTTTGAAGTTGTTTGGAATGAAGAAGACCAGAAAATCCAGTGTTTAAGAGGCGCTCAGGAGTTTGGAATGAATATAGGGCTTGACTCTTATTATTTCTCAAAAATGATGCCTGTTTCTTTCGGAATAGCTCCTTCATTGGTTGACGGTGAAACAACTTATGTACCTGTTGAATTCTTAACCAACCTCGTAGGCGTAGACGTATACGAAGGCGGAGACGACTATGTTATAGTTGTTGAACCTGCTGACGTTACCTTAAACTCTATTGAAAAAGGCGAAGATGAAAACAGCGTTCTGTCTGTTCAGGATGCAAGATTGGGTGAAGTAATAGTCAGAGTAAGCGAAGATACAATTTTAAAAGACGGCGATAAGGAACTTGACCTTAACACACTTGTTGACGGACAGGAGCTCAAAATAGGCTACGGCGCTGCAATGACTCTTAGCCTTCCGCCTCAGACAACCGCTATTTCTATCGAAACTGTCGGAACCGATAGATCTGGAGAGGCTGACGGTGAAGATGCTCCCAATGTAATCGATTCTGTACCATATGAAGGTACTATAACAGCTGTTGAGGAAGACCGCATAATTATAGATGACAACGGAATCGAGCGTGCCCTTATGGTATATGACGACACTGTTATAACCCGCGGCAATGACAAAAGAATCTACAAGCTTGCTGATTTAACAGTAGGCTCTAAGGTAAAGGGCAACAGAAGTGCAATAGAAACAAGAAGTATCCCGCCGATTTCTAACGTTGACAATGTTGAAATTGTTGAGTTAGTTGAAGAATAA
- a CDS encoding dipicolinate synthase subunit B: MDETIKGVKIGFGLTGSFCTIKKVLAVMAELADMGADIYPILSPAVANTDTRFGTAKEIYDAVHDISGKKPMTALTDVEPIGPKKLIDVLVIAPCTGNSISKLANGISDTAVCLAAKSHLRNNKPIVVAVSTNDGLSGSARNIGTLLSRKNIYIVPFGQDNYSEKENSLVSDFKLIPKSVEAAQKGIQLQPILI, encoded by the coding sequence ATGGACGAAACGATAAAAGGCGTCAAAATAGGGTTTGGTTTAACCGGATCATTTTGCACGATAAAAAAGGTGCTTGCCGTTATGGCTGAGCTTGCTGATATGGGCGCGGATATTTATCCGATCCTGTCACCGGCAGTCGCAAATACAGACACGAGGTTTGGAACAGCAAAGGAAATATACGACGCGGTCCATGATATTTCCGGCAAAAAACCTATGACCGCACTAACAGACGTTGAACCCATAGGACCTAAAAAACTTATAGACGTCCTTGTGATTGCCCCATGCACGGGGAATTCCATATCCAAATTAGCAAACGGGATATCCGACACTGCAGTGTGTTTAGCAGCAAAGTCCCATCTTAGAAATAACAAACCGATAGTTGTGGCTGTTTCCACAAATGATGGTCTCAGCGGCAGCGCAAGAAACATAGGAACACTTCTTTCAAGAAAAAATATTTATATAGTCCCATTCGGACAGGATAATTACTCAGAAAAAGAAAACTCGCTGGTTTCCGACTTTAAGCTGATACCAAAATCGGTTGAGGCAGCGCAAAAGGGAATTCAGCTTCAGCCAATATTAATATAA
- a CDS encoding trypsin-like peptidase domain-containing protein, translating into MDEFKKEFDMTSGDGAENSGTEKSGTENSVTENNNDNSKSEQTAAFEMNEASTTQENIPSQAEAKIEISDKTENTASSTETASYSYSGSALGGNARESFNQNSQYSGTNYQNQNSQSQSANTSYNTQGSTSYQSGPYSNQAYNNGFNAAYKSNGNGNPGVPYNEHINKKKTDKKSVRYVAALLAAAVLNLAVLGGAFALGHSFGSKSGTATNKTTLSEQLKTDDGQSSGGSTGGATSTASTTGSKDTTEIAKEVGPAVVGIKSTVQGQMSLFGGYSTSEAQGSGIIISADGYIVTNNHVVADSSSVSVQLNTGSEYAAKVIGADDQTDLAVIKIEPTEELTVANLGDSTKVEVGETAIAIGNPMGLEFFGSVTQGIVSAVNRTVQVDNRTMNLIQTDAAINSGNSGGALVNSKGEVIGINAVKVTTTGVEGMGFAIPISEAKPIISDLLDYGYVKGRPVIGLSTRDVSAYMAQQYGWPQGAQIMSVTTDNARNAGLQQGDIITKIDDKTISKGSDLTEYKDTKSPGDTVKLEVYKYATGKTESVSVVLSEQIPE; encoded by the coding sequence ATGGACGAGTTCAAAAAAGAGTTTGATATGACTTCAGGCGACGGAGCAGAAAATTCCGGAACAGAAAAATCCGGAACAGAAAATTCTGTGACCGAAAATAATAATGATAATTCAAAGAGTGAGCAAACGGCGGCGTTTGAAATGAACGAAGCCTCAACTACTCAGGAAAATATACCAAGTCAGGCGGAAGCTAAAATAGAAATCAGTGACAAGACAGAAAATACAGCTTCTTCAACTGAAACAGCTTCATATAGTTACAGCGGTTCGGCTTTGGGCGGCAACGCACGTGAATCTTTTAATCAAAACAGCCAGTATTCGGGAACAAATTACCAGAACCAAAACAGTCAGAGCCAATCGGCAAACACCTCATATAACACCCAGGGTTCAACTTCTTATCAAAGCGGACCTTACAGCAATCAGGCTTATAATAACGGATTTAATGCCGCATACAAGTCAAACGGGAACGGAAACCCCGGAGTTCCGTATAATGAACATATAAACAAGAAAAAAACCGATAAGAAATCAGTCAGATATGTTGCGGCACTTTTGGCGGCGGCGGTTCTCAATTTAGCGGTTTTGGGCGGCGCGTTTGCTCTCGGTCACTCGTTTGGTTCAAAGAGCGGAACGGCGACAAACAAAACCACTTTATCAGAACAGCTTAAAACCGACGACGGACAGTCTAGCGGAGGAAGCACAGGCGGAGCCACAAGCACCGCTTCAACCACAGGAAGCAAAGACACAACAGAGATAGCAAAGGAAGTCGGCCCGGCTGTTGTCGGAATAAAGAGCACGGTTCAGGGGCAGATGAGTTTGTTCGGCGGATACAGCACATCAGAAGCACAGGGGTCAGGCATAATTATCAGCGCCGATGGATATATTGTAACAAACAACCATGTTGTTGCTGATTCAAGTTCTGTATCTGTTCAGCTCAACACCGGTTCTGAATATGCGGCAAAGGTTATCGGCGCGGATGACCAAACCGACCTTGCAGTTATAAAAATAGAGCCGACAGAAGAACTCACAGTAGCGAACCTCGGCGATTCTACAAAAGTAGAGGTAGGAGAGACGGCTATCGCAATAGGTAACCCAATGGGTCTTGAGTTCTTTGGAAGCGTAACACAGGGAATAGTTAGTGCGGTTAACAGAACTGTTCAGGTTGACAACAGAACAATGAATCTTATTCAGACCGACGCTGCTATTAATTCAGGAAATTCAGGCGGAGCGCTTGTTAATTCCAAAGGCGAGGTTATAGGCATCAACGCGGTTAAAGTAACAACTACCGGTGTAGAGGGTATGGGATTTGCTATCCCGATTTCAGAGGCAAAGCCTATTATATCCGACCTTCTTGATTACGGTTATGTTAAGGGAAGACCGGTTATAGGATTGTCAACACGTGACGTATCGGCGTATATGGCTCAGCAGTATGGATGGCCTCAGGGCGCGCAGATTATGTCTGTAACAACGGATAATGCAAGAAACGCAGGATTACAGCAGGGTGATATTATCACCAAGATAGATGATAAGACCATATCTAAAGGCTCA
- the spo0A gene encoding sporulation transcription factor Spo0A, with protein MEINQKIKVAVADFDREFADGLCEYMRQTTKIDVVGCAYDGLEVPGLVKNNDVDVLVMDLVLPTIDGIGVLERINRMQLNKRPHVLIVSSVLNETVTSYSNSYGVEYCMLKPVNYDALIDRITMMAAPITTGEDVMQNWKVNTKKFDYAQVEAMVTNVIHEIGIPAHIKGYQYIRRAIMMAIYDLDIMNSVTKELYPTIAENFSTTSSRVERAIRHAIELAWDRGDMDTLNNVFGYTVSQIKGKPTNSEFIAMIADKLRLQLKNAS; from the coding sequence ATGGAAATTAATCAAAAAATCAAAGTAGCAGTAGCAGATTTCGACAGGGAGTTCGCAGACGGATTGTGCGAGTATATGAGACAGACTACAAAAATTGACGTGGTGGGTTGTGCGTATGACGGGTTGGAAGTTCCGGGTTTGGTAAAGAATAATGACGTAGATGTTTTGGTAATGGATTTGGTGCTGCCGACCATAGACGGAATAGGAGTTCTTGAGAGAATCAACAGAATGCAGCTGAATAAACGTCCTCATGTTCTGATAGTAAGCTCAGTCTTGAACGAGACTGTAACGTCATATTCCAATTCATACGGCGTTGAATATTGTATGTTGAAGCCTGTCAACTATGATGCGCTGATTGACAGAATCACAATGATGGCGGCTCCGATAACCACAGGCGAAGATGTAATGCAGAACTGGAAGGTGAACACAAAAAAGTTTGACTATGCACAGGTAGAAGCAATGGTGACAAACGTTATACATGAGATAGGCATACCGGCGCATATAAAGGGATACCAATACATAAGAAGGGCAATAATGATGGCGATATATGATTTGGATATAATGAACTCTGTAACCAAAGAATTATATCCAACCATAGCGGAGAACTTCAGCACAACGTCGAGCAGAGTTGAAAGAGCGATAAGACATGCGATAGAGCTGGCGTGGGACAGAGGTGACATGGACACCTTAAACAACGTGTTCGGTTACACGGTGTCACAAATAAAAGGAAAGCCGACAAATTCAGAATTTATAGCAATGATAGCAGACAAATTAAGACTTCAGCTTAAGAATGCTTCTTAA
- the spoIVB gene encoding SpoIVB peptidase, giving the protein MPLLSRKRVGFIITVFFVFLVFFGISAEAEEDGNAAAEKFVVPGGQSVGVSLDLSGVYVDGLGDVETEGGASASPAKSAGIVSGDIITAINDDPVKTVDDFRKKLNTLEDTEEVKVTLKTSQGTEETKSVVPVRASEDGSMKIGVWVKDAASGVGTITYYDPQTKEFAAVGHSISNVNAGIASGEITGDIFKSEIVGVRRGESGTPGELIGVYSENKLKIGAISQSNEFGIVGTVSNPENLNSMRQPIPIGGRDSVSLGEAIICSNVEGTKIQEFTIEIVEINQNSDCGKDIVFKVTDESLIQKTGGIVRGMSGSPIIQNDKIIGSVTHVLVNEPTMGYGIFIENMQK; this is encoded by the coding sequence TTGCCTTTATTAAGCAGAAAAAGGGTTGGATTTATCATCACTGTTTTTTTTGTTTTTTTGGTATTTTTCGGGATTTCCGCAGAGGCGGAGGAAGACGGAAATGCTGCGGCAGAAAAATTTGTTGTTCCGGGCGGACAAAGCGTTGGGGTTTCTTTGGACCTCAGCGGGGTCTATGTAGACGGGCTGGGTGATGTTGAGACCGAGGGCGGCGCCAGCGCCTCTCCGGCAAAGTCGGCCGGGATAGTGTCGGGGGATATAATCACAGCTATAAATGACGACCCTGTAAAAACTGTTGACGACTTCAGGAAAAAACTGAACACACTTGAAGATACTGAAGAGGTTAAGGTCACATTAAAAACAAGCCAGGGAACAGAAGAGACTAAAAGCGTTGTTCCTGTTAGAGCGTCAGAAGACGGTTCTATGAAAATAGGCGTTTGGGTTAAAGACGCGGCTTCAGGTGTAGGAACCATAACCTACTATGACCCGCAGACAAAGGAATTTGCCGCTGTCGGTCATAGCATTAGCAACGTTAACGCCGGTATTGCTTCAGGTGAAATAACAGGAGATATTTTTAAGTCCGAAATAGTAGGCGTGAGACGGGGAGAATCAGGAACCCCGGGCGAGCTTATTGGAGTTTATTCAGAAAATAAGCTTAAAATAGGAGCCATTAGCCAAAGCAACGAATTTGGAATCGTGGGAACCGTTTCAAATCCCGAAAATCTGAACTCTATGCGCCAGCCTATTCCGATAGGCGGCAGGGACTCAGTTTCTTTGGGTGAAGCGATTATATGTTCTAACGTTGAAGGAACAAAAATCCAAGAATTTACTATTGAAATAGTAGAGATTAATCAGAACAGCGATTGCGGCAAAGATATTGTTTTTAAAGTTACAGACGAAAGCTTAATTCAAAAAACCGGAGGTATAGTTCGGGGAATGAGCGGAAGCCCGATAATACAAAACGACAAAATAATCGGTTCTGTGACACATGTCTTGGTCAACGAGCCGACAATGGGCTACGGAATTTTTATTGAAAATATGCAAAAATAA